In the genome of Hevea brasiliensis isolate MT/VB/25A 57/8 chromosome 14, ASM3005281v1, whole genome shotgun sequence, the window atcttCAAAGGAGCATTGATCAAAAGCTTGATCAACTCATGGAAATGACGAAGGCTTGCATTCAAGAAAATTATGTTCAAAAGAGGAAGCctgaagaaaaaaattatttccaTGAACACTGTAGAAACACATACCCTATTAATTTGGAAATTAAAACTTTGCAATGATgcaattattgaattttttttttttcaattctcgTATTTAAAAACCTGATTTCCCTACTAATGTGAAAGCTTTTGTTGAAAACGGGCTCCATACTTTTTTGGTCCTAGAACGCGAACTATATATTCTGATACcatatgaaatttttttattatgaaaGTACGGATAATAATTTGCAAAGATTCATAAATTGTGCTTAGAATTGCTTTTATTAAAATAACTTAAGTCAATTTAATATAGTTATGGGacattcaataataataataatttatttatgaaataCCGTAATTATTTTATTCACACTACTATAAGAAAAATGCGAATTAGCAATGAATTTTTCTAACGGACTGTAATTTGTTGCTAATAGTAACAGATTTTGCaatcaatttttaattttgttacaattttgaaataaaattatatagaGCAATACTTTAAtaacaaaaataatattttatttttaaatccgTTGCTATTAGAAACGGATTTACATTTGTtgctaaaatttattataaatagacattgtaaaaatatttgaatataaatttagcAATGGATTTAAAAATCTCTTgctattttcataaaattaaaaaaaaaattatataaattttgtcaacaattatttgtaaaaaatatttgaatataaGTTTTACAACGGATTTTCAAAAAATGGAATATTTAATCAGTTGCCATTTttgtgaaattaaaaaaaaataattatataaattttgtcaacaattatttgtaaaaatatttgaatatgaATTTAGCAATGGATTCTAAAATCTGTTGTTAATTTTATGAGGGAAAAATCCCGCTGTTATAATTTTGAAAGTGcatgtaattataattaataacggattacaaatacaatgctaaatggattttgtaatttattactattttttagggaaaaaaataaaattcagtgTTTAAATTTAGCAACGGATTGTGAATCTGTTACTAAATTCGTTGCTAATTCGCATATATATTTTTTCATACACTTCATTTCCCTTCTTCATATCACTCATTcacttatttttttcttttcactcaattacaattttttattttctcttctttCGTTTTCTTCGcaattctataatttttttcttctttttctttcattcTATTCACTTTATACTGATTTTCTATCATTAATTTCttcccttttattttattttttttctcatatttcaaatttttctctatcttctttcattttcttcccaattctctaattatttttcttctttttctttcattttctttctttttattttattttctatcattaatttcttccattttctttctaattctctcatcattttctcacttttcctctcattttcttccattttctaatatcatttctctcattttctcacttTTCCTATGACTTTCTTCACTTTtattatttacttttatttttcatttttattaatataattttcccTCAATTCATTATTTTgccgtaatttttttttaataatacatTTTGCTCTCATTATAATATATCTATAATAACTATTAATGACAATTTGTGTATCAATTGAAATTTATAAActagttataatattaaaattttaaaatttaaatttaaatttaaatattaaaattaaaaaattataatattaaataacagtCAAATTTGCAACAGATTAtaataaattacaattaaaaatgaaatttcgtTGATAAATCGGTTGCAAATAGTAACAATTTTTTTgtgaatttttctattttttaaaattaattaaattagcaATGAAAAACTTTATCCATTGCTATTAGCAACGGATTATCCGTTGTTAAATACGTTGCTAATTGCAACGGAAGTTAAAATCCATTGCTAAGTGAATTAGCAACAAGCCTCGCTataacagacaaaaatcggttgcAAATCCGTTGCTAAATCATTTAGTAACGGATTTTTAGGGATTAGAAACGGAAAAAATCCGTTGCTAATCCGCTCTTTTCTTGTAATGCATCCTATTTCATAATAtttgcaaattaaaaaaaaaaagccaaagtGTATAATGTTTTAAATTAAAGATAATATTTGTAATTAGTAACTAATCGACATTTTTAATGTAATCATTCAattgttaaaattgaaattaatatttaaaattgatagttaaatcaataaaattaaaaattttgattgaaattgaaaatgtatttaaaaatttgattttttttttcacaattcgACTTATATTTTAATACAAATTTTTGTTATCCCTATGGCTGTGCAGCTGCGCTTAACAGCAGCAATGGATATTATTATGGAAGCTTACTTAAGGTAAAGAATTGTAGAacgaaattatatttattatataatgattattataaattttaaatttaaatattaatgttcatataattaaactatattaaattaaatttaaaattaatttttaataatatctaatcaatatattttaaaaattaaattttcaaacaaactttAAAAAAAAGTTGAGAACAAAAGGACGAGAGTTTGCATTAAcatattcattaaaaaaaaaaaaaacaaggaaagaaagaaagaaaaacagTTTAGCAATAATTTATTCCACATAGTTGGACCAGTATGATTTGTCCATTAAGTAGtagataaaatattaaaaattaactaatatAGACTAATTAATAAAGAGAAAATTCAACCAATCACTATAGTTTACTTGTGATACTATtccaagaaagaaaaagaaacatTTCCAGCTAacttggaaagaaaaagaaagaaattaaaaaaaaaaaaaaaagaaaaactttgTGGAATGTTTTTCTTCCTCTCCTTACATGAATGAAAAGAAATATCTATTGACGACAAGAATTAGCCTTGTTTAGTTTGTTCACGGGTCTATTATTAAGTTAATATCTATTGACGACAAGAATTAGCCTTGTTTAGTTTGTTCACGGGTCTATTATTAAGTTGGAAaagttattatttaatttttattttttaataaaattaattaatttttatattttaaaaaatataacatttagttatatatattattttcattaaattatttaatcttttcattaaatattttattagttaatattaattaaattattatttaatttatatattttaaaaaattaatttattaatttttacattttaaaaaataGCACTACTTAGTTATTCTATTTCGTACACATATTTTTAAAacataatatttgaaaaaaaattcttagttaaaaaataaaaattttaatatatatatatatatatatatatatatatatatatatatatatatatatatatattattcaagtattttcattcaatttctttaACATAAATTTTTTGTTTTCTCCATTGGAAATAATTGTCCTTAATTACTCAAATTATTTAGGAAAACCGATTAGCCTTTTTGCATTGATAGTTTGTATCATTTTTATCAAAAGATGAAAATAGAGAGAGAATGGTGTGGATGTAGAGAAAAAAAATATCAGGAGAGAGAAATAAGAGAGggtaagaaataaataaaaggaaaatgattataatagtttaggtataaaaaataattatgggattaaataattaatgaaatcaaATTACATGAATTGGTTAATATGTTTTTCAAAATTAAGAGACTAATTAATTAGCTTTATTAAAATAGATAGATTTAATAATAGTTTGACTggcattaataaatgaaaaaaattgacAGAGAGGCCCAAATGCTTAACGAAAATAAAATACAGAAATTAAATAATGTACTTTTCTAAACATAGGGATTAAATAGTCAGTTTTGTTAAAATGTAGTAAATATATAATACTTTTCCCTATGTTTGATTCTCAtttgaaattaataatttaattataaaaaaaggaTTTCTTGAGAAAATGTGAATTAAATTGTTATTTAGTGTAAAGAATTAAATGCTAAgtatgaaaatatgaaaattaatgattaaataattaaaaaaggaaaaaatgagtTAGCAGTTAAGAATTCAACATTTAATATATTCTATATTGAGTTCGAATCCTAATACTTGCAGTTATAACTTTTAACcctcattaatattatttaaaaattaaaaaaattaagttaatttttatatcatTAATATTCATATTTTCTTAAGAGGATTAATATATCAAGATAACATCTAATCCTTAATTTTTAACCTTCTATTAAATATATCCCTATTATAAATCCTCAATTGTTTATAGGCTCCCTCTAACCTTGACCCTAGGGTGGTGGTCCTTCTCtttcataaaattattaaaaataaaaattaatcataATTATAAACAAAAAATTAGATATTTTCTAACCATTAAACcataataaaaacaaagaaagtTTATGACATACAttcagaaaataaattatttaaattatgtataaaTTGATGCACACTACTAATTGTAAGTATCACCTATATTTTATGCTAAATTATCCATCACATCTTCAATGAGACGACCTAACCAATAATATGAAGATCCACCTTCTATTAAGGCCATTCTACTCTTCTCACTCATTTCCTTCACCTTCTTCCTTTTCTCACTATCATTCTCCATCAAACACCTTATTCCTCTCTCTATTTCATCACAATTCACCATCATTCCACTTTCCTCACTATATTCCATTTTAATTTCCACTGCCAATCCCAACTCAATCACCATTTCAAAGGCATTAAATTGTTGCTCAGCATACATTGGCCACGTGGCAATTGGAACACCAAACCATAGGCTCTCCAGAACAGAATTCCACCCACAGTGTGATACAAATCCTCCTACGGCTGGATGAGCTAAGATAGCAGCTTGTGGAGCCCATCCTATTACCTTTCCAATCGCAGCAGTTCGTTCCAAAAATCCTTCCGGCAATACCTCTTGCGGATTCTCATAGTCACTAGGAGATGCTAGTTTACCCGGAGGTGGTGGTCGGCGTACGGACCACAAGAATCGATATCCACTGTGCTCCAACGCACATGCAATCTCTTTCAATTGATCCTTGCCAAAACTTCCCATGCTCCCAAAGCATAAAAACACTACCGATGCAACAGGCTGACCATCAAGCCATTGCATGATTTCCTGGTGCGTGTTTCTTCCATTCGACTCCACATTCAAAATGGGTCCCACAGGGTACACGGGAAGCGTTTTAAAAGATTCTATTGCATGGGATTCCAACTCCAAAAATGTATTTACCATAATACCCTTAACTTCTCTAAACCTTCTTGCAGAGTCAAGCAAATGAGGAAGCC includes:
- the LOC110643466 gene encoding anthocyanidin 3-O-glucosyltransferase 2-like — protein: MDKAQLVFVSFPVMGHLVSAVEVAKLLLTRDHRLSITVLILELPLVKSKIQNYIESVQDSSSTLSHRLRFIDLPNDESELSNFSSFFERQKPNVKEAVLKITQSESSVDSPRLAGFVLDMFCTPMIDVANDFGVPSYIFFPSGAAFLGFMLYVQKIHDEEKFDPIQFKEKDTELLVTCLANPFPARVMPFGLLNKERLPHLLDSARRFREVKGIMVNTFLELESHAIESFKTLPVYPVGPILNVESNGRNTHQEIMQWLDGQPVASVVFLCFGSMGSFGKDQLKEIACALEHSGYRFLWSVRRPPPPGKLASPSDYENPQEVLPEGFLERTAAIGKVIGWAPQAAILAHPAVGGFVSHCGWNSVLESLWFGVPIATWPMYAEQQFNAFEMVIELGLAVEIKMEYSEESGMMVNCDEIERGIRCLMENDSEKRKKVKEMSEKSRMALIEGGSSYYWLGRLIEDVMDNLA